Within Butyrivibrio fibrisolvens, the genomic segment GGATTCCATCTTGTCTTGATACATAAGTTCATCTGCTCTTTTGAAGACATCGTCCATGGACTTATCTATAGAACTGTCATATATAGCCATTCCGGCAGCAACACTGTAACGCTCCCACGGCTCTTTACTCTCATCTTTTGATATCTTGTCAAAAGTATCCCTTAGTTTTTGGTACAGCACATCTTTATTATCCAGATCATTCTTTTCCAAAAGAACCACAAACTCATCTCCCCCTATCCTGAATACCGGAGAATGGTCGTATATGATACATACTTCATGACATGCTCCCGCAATATAATCATTACCATGATCATGGCCGTAATTGTCATTGATCTTTTTGAGATTATTTAGATCCAGCATTACTATGCCAAACTTCGCTTTGCCATCTGCTATATCATTGTCAACTCTTTTGGTAACATTGTCGTACCAGGCCTTATTCTTGACATGGGTAAGGGCATCCTGATAAGCCACCATATCCATGTGGCTGACCTTACTCTTCATATCTTCAACCTTGCCCTGAGCATCTATCATATCATTCATATATGCGCGCATATCGTTGGATAGTTTGACTATAGCATCTCTGAGAGATCCGACCTCATTTCTGGTCCTTATGTCAGGTGCATAGTATATAAGCTTCTCGGGATCTTTCTGCTTATGTGCAGTATCTGCAAACTCTGCTACGCTTCTTTCAAGCTTGGTTATAGGATCTGTGAAGTTCCTGTTGATCCAGGTCAAAAAGAGCGCTATAAATATTGTTCCAAGAGATACAATTAACAAGATATTAGCAAATGTATAGTTTCCAATATCTTTGAGAAGTTCTGATATTTCAATATCAACGCAAAGAAGGGCAAATTTTTCACCTTTAGAATTAATTAAAGCTCTAAGACCTGTGTAATCATATCCCCAGGCGCTAAAATCCTTAAAGTAGGTAATGCCTCTGCCATCATTGGTCATCATGGCATCATAATACAAGTGGAGTTCCTCAATTGCATAGTCATCATAGGATATTGAACACAGATAATACCCATCAGGTTCGTACTCCCTTCCGTACTTGGTATCAGCAGACAATATATTGAGCATGCCGGGTTTTTCATCAATAATCGGATATACTATATACAGATAGTGAATCTCGAAATCCTCCATGATCGCATCCATAAATTCCACAAGCTCTTTATACTTCTTGGATTCCACACCTGTTTCTACACATTCCGACAGATCTTCAATATCAATATGACTTTGCACATAATCTATGATATCTTCCATTCGCTTCTCATAGGATTCGTACAAAGAATCTGTATAGGTAAAATATGTAAGAATACTAAGTATAAGACATAGAAGCAGTATAAAAGCGGTACATCCTATGAATATGCTTCTTTTTAGCGGCTTTCTACTAGATGGCATGGCAGTAATGCCTCCTTTGAATAAGCTCCCAAAATG encodes:
- a CDS encoding GGDEF domain-containing protein; the encoded protein is MPSSRKPLKRSIFIGCTAFILLLCLILSILTYFTYTDSLYESYEKRMEDIIDYVQSHIDIEDLSECVETGVESKKYKELVEFMDAIMEDFEIHYLYIVYPIIDEKPGMLNILSADTKYGREYEPDGYYLCSISYDDYAIEELHLYYDAMMTNDGRGITYFKDFSAWGYDYTGLRALINSKGEKFALLCVDIEISELLKDIGNYTFANILLIVSLGTIFIALFLTWINRNFTDPITKLERSVAEFADTAHKQKDPEKLIYYAPDIRTRNEVGSLRDAIVKLSNDMRAYMNDMIDAQGKVEDMKSKVSHMDMVAYQDALTHVKNKAWYDNVTKRVDNDIADGKAKFGIVMLDLNNLKKINDNYGHDHGNDYIAGACHEVCIIYDHSPVFRIGGDEFVVLLEKNDLDNKDVLYQKLRDTFDKISKDESKEPWERYSVAAGMAIYDSSIDKSMDDVFKRADELMYQDKMESKMARG